GACTGAATATGCAATAATCGGAGTAGAGTCATAAATATTTCGCGTCAGTCGTAAGCCCCGGCAGTTGCATGCTGGAGCAACATAATTAAAAAATCACACGAGAGGATAATCGCATGAAAAAATTTAATAAATCTCCGCTGGCCGCTGCGATGGGCGGTGCGCTTTTGTCCGGCATGGCTGTCAACGCGCAGGCCGATGCCAACCCATTCGCCGTTTCCGAGTTGTCTAGCGGCTATATGCAAGTTGCGACGTCGCATGCAGAGCATTCAAACGGCAAAATCAGTCAGGGCGCGTGTGGCTCTAATGCAATGGACGGCAATGGCATCAAAAAAAGTGAGACCAAAAAAGCTGAAGCGAAAAAAACCGAAGGCTCATGCGGCGAAGGCATGTGCGGCGGCATGATGAGCGGCGGCAAAATGAAAAAAGGCATGGAAAGCGCTTGCGGCGCGATGATGAAGGGTAAAGAAGGCGCTTGCGGCATGGGCATGATGACCGGCGGCGGCATGATGAGTATGGGCAGCATGGGCGGCATGGATCACGGCGCCGACAAGCCTAAGAAAGCCGAAGAAGGCAGTTGCGGTGCCATGATGGGGGGTGACAAAAAAGCCGGCGAACATAGCTGCGGCGCCATGATGAAAAACGAAGAAGGTAGTTGCGGGAGCAAAATGGATGCAGACAAAGCAGCCAGCCATTAATTTCGACTCATCGCCAATAGACCGACACTATGGATTTTAATGATTTACAGCAGCTGGTTATCGATTACGGCTATTTAGCTTTGTTTATCGGTACGTATCTGGAAGGCGAAACCATTCTGGTCATCGCCGGCTTTTTAGCGCACGGCGGCTATTTGCAATTGGAATGGGTGATGCTGACGGCGTTTTTGGGTACCTTTGCCGGCGACCAGACCTTTTTCTATCTGGGCCGTTGGAAAGGCATCGCCTTTCTGGAGAAACGTCCGCTTTGGCATAGCAAAACCGACAAGGTTTTCGATTTGCTGCACAAACATCAGATCCCGGTAATTTTGGGATTTCGCTTTCTCTACGGCGTACGTAACGTCACGCCGTTTGTGATCGGGGCCAGCAAGATTCATCCCTTGAAGTTTTTCTTGCTGAATTTTCTCGGCGCCGGCATTTGGGCAATAGCGGTCGGTTATCTGGGCTACACCTTCGGCCAATTTGCCGAGTCCATCATGGGTCAGGTCAAAAAATACGAAATGTATATCCTGGGCGTATTGGTGGCGATTGGTTTAGCCTTCTTCTGGCGTTCTACCCACAAACCGGAAACACCGGACGCACCGGACGCACCGGAAGAGTAAGTCATGGATAGCGTTCGCAATCTCGTTCACGGTGCCGGCTTAGGCTTGCGGCGCTCGTTTTTGAGCGAGATTGTCGAGTCGCCGCTGGCCCATGTGGGTTTTTACGAAGTGGCGCCGGAAAACTGGATGACCATCGGTGGCAAGTTCGGCAAACAGTTTCGCGCCATGACCGAGCGTTTTGATTTTGTCTGTCATGGCCTGTCGCTGTCGATAGGTAGCAG
The window above is part of the Methylomonas sp. ZR1 genome. Proteins encoded here:
- a CDS encoding DedA family protein, which encodes MDFNDLQQLVIDYGYLALFIGTYLEGETILVIAGFLAHGGYLQLEWVMLTAFLGTFAGDQTFFYLGRWKGIAFLEKRPLWHSKTDKVFDLLHKHQIPVILGFRFLYGVRNVTPFVIGASKIHPLKFFLLNFLGAGIWAIAVGYLGYTFGQFAESIMGQVKKYEMYILGVLVAIGLAFFWRSTHKPETPDAPDAPEE